The Ornithodoros turicata isolate Travis unplaced genomic scaffold, ASM3712646v1 ctg00000911.1, whole genome shotgun sequence nucleotide sequence agcgacttccagggtgcgtcatctgaagggacaaaccagccactctctctcactcatcctcttttcactcttacatttttgctcactcacacacacatttatacgacaggatcgacgcaggcggcaactgatgaacatgaaagaactgatgttctgagcctggaacaacatagaagggacaaatacatgcaaagcctcaatttgcctaagaaattaacaatcaaagatgaaagtcactgaaaaggctagccagctgtaggacttgaacccacatcttctggattgccggtccagggctctaccaattgagctaagctaacacgccttctcagcgacttccagggtgcgtcatctgaagggacaaaccagccactctctctcactcatcctcttttcactcttacatttttgctcactcacacacacatttatacgacaggatcgacgcaggcggcaactgatgaacatgaaagaactgatgttctgagcctggaacaacatagaagggacaaatacatgcaaagcctcaatttgcctaagaaattaacaatcaaagatgaaagtcactgaaaaggctagccagctgtaggacttgaacccacatcttctggattgccggtccagggctctaccaattgagccaagctaacacgccttctcagtgacttccaggtTCCAATTCCTGAAACAGGTTGCAAACTAAACATTGCAAATTACCGTCCGATATCCCGTCTGAGCACATGTAGTAAGGTATTAGAACATACGGTATATAAGCATATTTCCAAATATCTGGAAAGTAAGAATTTCCTCTCTGCCACTCAGCATGGCTTTTACCATGGGCTTATGTCCATTGCCCCTTGCGCCGTAACACTCtatgccagaacggatgcttgttaccaagaatattgagctcaacCTACAAAGAATCTTAAGCCGCAGGGCTTAAAACATATCCTTGCCGCGTTCTTTTCATTGCCCCTCCCCCCTTTTCACATTATTCTGTTTTTTTACTGACTgtgcgggaaaatactgtcTGACTGTGCTTTCCAATCAAGATTGACCTGTCACATTCATTGACCTCAACCCCAAAATGCGGGGTATACTGCTGGACTGTCTTCGTACTTTTGTGTCCATTGGCGCACCGTCCCCATTttatgccagaactgaagtttgttaccgATAATAATGGGCACAGCAACAAAGTGCTTTGTCTTAGTCCTTTTGTGGACGTCGGGAAAAATTAAGGAAAAACTTGATacggaaaacacacaaaaaacaaaaaaggaaactgggcatatgaagctatctttaaaaaagaaaaaaatgaaaaaattcTAAAAACATAAGAAAAACAAATGACAGGGCTTCTACAAAttttgtgttacaaacaggttgatcttacaatccaaccacctgtttttaacagAAATAACGTAAGAGAATTGTCGGCTTTTCTTGGACTACTCTGTGTGTTACAAAGTAAGTTGGTTagtcaataaaaatgagatgttgttttgccacctgcatttgtattctatttataccgcACCTAAATCGAGTCCCTCGTATTTCGATacgagtaatttctgcttagcgGTGTTAGAGTGaacgacgtaacacaaaggggtcaaaagatccaagcctgacgaaccctcagacgagtcaagagatcgaaccgggtcaagagatccaacgggtcaagagatgcTCCGAATCGagagatccatcggtggatctcttgacacGATGGATCTCTTGATGTGGAATCGTAGAATACTAGAAccgacctcctctgttgtacaccatgctgaCCCCGGAATATGGGCCACAGGgattttcttcttcctctgtgGTCTCCTTTGTCCCACAAATTAGTCGCGTCATACTGCCCACGCTTGTCTGCGAGTGTAGCTTACctgcccgaaaattttcaaaatgttcctgaaagcgagtcctgcggcttatctgcggagCGACTTATACACGTGAAATGATGGTAGATTGCACATAAATTTGAATAAGAAAATTGCATGCATTCATTTCGGTATGCCGAGTGGAGCACCAAGTGCcttttgcataatgtaaaaaccccgagactagggaacacaaagggacagacacaacacgaagtctcaaacacagtgtttgagccttcgtgttgtgtctgtcccttcgtgttccctagtctcggggtttttacattatggatcatcttcaccagctcgcttgcttcctagccattttttcaagtACCTTTTGCTTAGTTTTAACGTATCTTTGATCCATGGGGAGATACCGGATGATGGGAATATAGCCAAGGTTGTTCCAATTCCTAAAACAGGTTGCAAACTAAACATTGCAAATTACCACCTGATATCTCTCCCGAGCACATGTAGTGAGGTATTAGAACATATCGTATATATAAGCGTATTTCCAATTATCTGGCAAGTAAGAATTTCTCCTCTACCAGTCAACATGGCTTTCGCCACGGTCTATAAGCACAGCGATACAGCTTGTGAACACAACTCGTGATCTTGCTAAAGTGCAGGACTGACTGCTTTAAATACTCGTTCTCGCCTCGaaccgtcgaagaatggaattctCTGTCACATGCTCGGGTCTCACACCACGGTGTCACGGCATTTGTGAAAGGCCTAaacgtgttttttttgtttgtttgtttctgtttccatCTAACAAAAGATGGCGGTGGCCCCAGAAAAAAAGCTACAACACAGTAGCTTGAGGGCATCCGGAGGCCGCACTGACACTAGGCAGCAATGTGCAGAAATACAGTACACAGTACACAAGTATGCAGTACACAGTAAAGATAAATAATGCACAAGAATCAAACACACATTAGCCTATACTACATATTGTCATAAACATAAACTTTATGTAGTAAGTACAAATATGGCACAAGAGAATAGTGAAAAGGAAAATTATAAAATAAAACCACTCAGTGCAGCTcagtaagtaaaaaaaaagcatgtaaaATTTACGGCAGTACCCATACACTTTCTGTAGCATGTAGAAACAGAAgaacagtgaaaagaaaaaaatgataaAACAGAAGTACTCAATACAGGTCACTGAGTAAAAGAATCGCACAAAATTTGCTACAACTTTTTGAATTAAATttaatcaattaattaatttaaaatACTACGACGTTACTGTTTATGCTTGCATGTTTTCAACCCAACTACATGATGCAATATAGTATGTGCCTCGTAAATTATTTTGGACTTTCCCTGCCCCTCCTGCTTGGACCCTCTTAGGGCTTGTAGTAGCATTTCACaagtaaaaataaaatttaGTGCTCCGTATGTGGGATATAAGCAACCGTTAAGGTTTTATTTTCTCGAACATTGGGGGCAccaaaaaaacatgaaaaagtgttgCTCGTCctcgtagcctgtggatgacgTTGCTGCGTTTTCTTTGCCCGATATTGGACGTGTCGAAGTGGAAGAGTCCATCTATCTTCATGATTGGCACAATGAATGAGAACAACTCGGGTGGCATGGTAAGAGCTTAAAGTGCGACTCCACAACAAAATATACCACGATTGTGACACAGCAGTAACCCTTGcggtgtcaggaacatacatacgaaatatcgcaTTCCGaaagtgcgcagattttattccaaCGAATcattacgaagtgagcgcttcgcctctgtgaagcaagagggcgctgaaagcaactctgccgacgtcatcctgcatggaagaatgcaagcttcgtagcggacgacaatgccgggtgtcgccacagtatcttcctccgggcgaaccgctgtgtgctttgcatgttggtttggtttggtattgtcatcatttacgaattaattaccctcacaaaatgaatgcgaatgttgtattcggtatccaGTGAgcggttcgtgttcggtatgatgctcacctattttttttttttttaatccttccgaagtctccctttaaggacAGAGCACATTTTTGGTCGGTTAGCATTCTCGTAGGAGCCCATGATTATTCGTGCTTGTAGAGGAGGTGATGTCTCTCTGCATGAGTCCCTGACTGCTGATGATCGAACGTCCCTGCCTCATTCTCGAAGTTGGACCCCTTAATCGCTTTGGACGAGCATCACTTGTCTTCAGAAAAACAGCTTTCGTTTGATTGGTTTGGAAAATTGTGACTCATCCACGCGACGTTCTGGTTCTGCAAGGGTGTAGGGGGCAGCACTGTATGTCATGGAGTGAGCTTCATGTCGCAATTTGAAGCGAAAAACGTGAGCTGACAGCGCAAGTTTTTAAACAGTTTTTAAAGCTTTAATGCATCGCGTTTGTCACAAAAACAAAGTTACCACGAGATTTATGAGCAGGCGTTGACACCAGCGATATGTGTCCGGGCAGCAGAGACGAAAGCGGTGACTTGGAGCGTCTGAGCTCTTTGGGCAAAGAGGGCGATGATAGTGTGGCTGGTTTAGCAAGCACCGATCACTCGCATTCTGTCTACAAAAATGACCCGCCGTCTGCTCCTCGTGGGTCCCCATTCAGTCTCAGGGGCATTCAGGAAGCATTTCGATATTTGGGGTGTTGATGAATTTACCAAATACTTTGAGCTTCCTACATTTGTGTGCTCCCTCTGTCACCTTTCTGCAGAATCTAACATCTCCGCCATCTCTTTACATAGAACAGAAATTTTTGCGCCATCCTCTATGGAATGCCACGTACTGCGaagaaaaaatatatcaatTTAGTGAACAAAATTAAGTGTTCTTCAAAACGTTCGAGGGGTTAACTTTTTAATCAGTATTTCCTCTACAAGCGACAGGGCTGGCTGAGTGGGCCATCCTTGTTGCAAGCCGTACTTAAAGTCGAACAGATCCTGAAATACGCATGTGCGTAAAAATAAGCATcctcgaattttgatatgcaaatgagccgaagtcACAGTGAGTGTGGTGATAAAGAGAGCTTACGTTCCGCGTGCACACCAGTAACGAAATAtgaacttctttttttcagtCTACTCTAAAGGGCTGAGCTAGTACATCTTTAGCCAGTTTTGGCTGGAATGGCTCAGCTGTGTCAAATTAGCATAATGGCTCGGAAGCCCTTCCTGCACGTTCACAGTCACAGGACGGTGGAGATAAGCCGTACATATTTAAGCATAGTTATATGACACTGAAACAAAAATTAACAAAAATGCTCATACGGGAAAGGAAAAACAACACGCTGTGACTGTCTCAGATTAAGCTCAGGTGGTTCAGTCCGAAAGTCCTACTCTTCATTTCTTGGCAAATGCTGGAGCATGGTGCGAGCTGCGTTGAGCTTGTGGCCTCAAtcgtgcacaatggggattatttgtgGAGATGGAATGCAAACGGCATGACAGGGCTTTGTGAATGTGGCACCACCTATTTTTTCAAAAGTCCGGAGTCAGAAATGCTTCTCGTAATGTCCGATTTGTGAAATTTCAGATGCAAGCGACAGCACTGATACGCTCCATATCAAGGACAAGCCCAGACGCACTTGTGAACAAGAATACTCAGGTTACCCTTCTTCATATGCACAGTTCAAGATCAGCACAACAACGGTTGAACTGCAGCTCGACAGCACTGCACTAGTCGCTACGAACGATCGACACGCTGAGCAACATAGGGACCAAAGCAAGCCGTGTGCACTTGCATCCATGTCGAAAGCCAGCCTCGAATGCCACAGGTTTGCAGACTGTCACAACGAGTCTGAAAAGTGTTCCACTACTCCTCCATCGGATGTTCAGATGGGAGGGATGGGTTCTGGGTGCAACACTTGTCCCTCTACATTCTTGCGGTCTGCAGGAGACGAGAACCACATGGCTTCAGAGTTCAGCATGAGccggaacctacagcagcacaagaggCCATATTCATgcaagaagccatacaagtgcgatgtctgccctgcggagttcacaAGGAATGCTCACCTggagcagcacaagcggacacacacaggcgataagccatacaagtgcagtGTCTGCCCTGCTGAGTTCAGCCAGCGCGGGAACCTACAGCGTCACCAGTgcacacacacgggcgagaagccatacatgtGCAATgtctgccatgcagagttcatcCTGATTGggcacctacagcagcacaagcggagacacacgggtgagaagccatacgagtgtgatgtctgccctgcagtgtTCAGCCACAGCGGGagcctacagcagcacaagcggacacacactggcgagaagccatacaaatgcGATGTTTGCCACAcgaagttcagccagagcgggagCCTACAGAAGCACATGCGgacgcacacgggcgagaagccatacaagtgcgatgtctgccatgcagagttcagccagagcggtaacctacagcagcacatgctgacgcacacaggcgagaagccatacaagtgcgatgtctgccatgcagagttcagccagagcggtaacctacagcagcacaagcggacacacacgggcgtgaagccatacaagtgcgatatctGCCCTGCGGAGTGCAGCAGGGGCGCGGACCTACAGAAGCACATGCGGACACATactggagagaagccatacaagtgcgttCTCTGTCCTGCAATGTTCAGACAGCGCTCAACCTTGTcacgtcacaagcggacacacacgggcgagaagccatacaagtgcgatgtctgccacgcagagctcagcctgagagggaccctccagcagcacaagcggacacacacgggtgataagccatacaagtgcgatgtctgccacgcAGAGCTGAGCCTGAGAGGGACCCtccagcagcacaagcggacacacacgggtgataagccatacaagtgcgatgtctgccacgcagagttcagcctgagAGGGACCCTcgagcagcacaagcggacacacacgggtgataagccatacaagtgcgatgtctgccacgGAGAGTTCAGCCTGAGAGGGAACCTACAGGAGCACATGCGGACACACACgagcgagaagccatacaagtgtgatctctgtcctgcaatGTACAGACAGCGCGGAGCCTTGTcacgtcacaagcggacacacacgggtgaggagCCATAAAATTGCAACCTCTGTTGTGCAGTGTTCATCCACAGCAGAAACTTGCGGTGCGATACAAGTGCCGTCTCTGTCCTTCAGAATATCACAAGCAGGCACCCTGGAATGAGAAGCCATAAAAGAACATTCTCTGTTCTGCAGACCTGAGGCACAACACAAACCTGCAGTGTAACAAGAAGACCTACGTGGGTGTGAAGCCATACAAATTCAACTTCTCTACTGCAGAGTTCATGTGGAGCAGGAACACACAGAGTTAGAGAAGAATTTGCTATAGCTAGTTCAGTCAGAGCACAAAACCTGTGGCTTAACATGCAGCCAAGACACACTTgtgacggcaaccatgcaagtGCGCAGGGACCAAGTACACTTGAAAAAGTGCCAGTGCAGTGCTGTTGTGTGTCCTGAACCCAGAGACCTGAAGAAGCGCATGCTAATGCACAGAGAGGTGAAGGCTATACGGATGCAATCTGTCTCCCGCGGTATTTTACTTGTGTTCGACATTCTGAAACTCGCACGCATGAACAGACCGAGGGCAAAAAGAGTTGAGTTGGGTGGTGACACATGTGAAAcgtaagaaaaaagaagagtgcAGAGAAACAGACAGACTGTGAAGGAACACCCATACAGTGGCCCTCATCTGCTAACCAAGGCTTACTTCCATGAACGACATGCATTGCATTGTTTCCTGTTTGCCTCTTTATTCCTTTTTCTCCTTCTTCCTCTTCATTATTATGATGAATGCTTCTTTTATGCCTTATATCTCTTCAACTGATAATATGAACAAATAAATCAACCCAAAGAAATGAAAGAGCAATATTTCGGCAAGACAACTTGTAAGAGGAATCCTGAAATCACGTTTTGTTTGACGAGCATCTATACTGCACAATGCGTTACAGTTTGTAACAATTTGCGGTTGACatctcagcaggaatcgccgaGAGACAATCGAGTGTGGTTTGAGAGATTAAACACTGTGACATCAGTCTCGAGAACATTTTTTGTGCTGAGAGGGTTGACTGGACACTGGAACTACTAGAACTAGAACTAGGACAACTACTACGATACAAACCTGATTTTACTGGATTCTTTTCTAATTgaccttttccatattcgcgtcgcccctgcggcggaatgtcgaacatcgtgtctttccccccaataatggtgacgctttacgaactggcaggtacgttgcgtgggaaagtagccaaagaagattggaagaagaatgcggaaagagtgaaagcgcattgtactcattaccagacctgaaacgtccgcgtaaccttgaaagcGATTATCTCCCCGCAATGAACACGACATTCGCCCGCAGATGCgtccatagcgatgttttccgctcaaaaatggcggactcaagggctgggcattcgtatacgcgttgtcggaaatggtccattgagaGTGTAATAGGTATCAGGGTAGGGTAGGGTTAGAGGATAAATAAGCTCGAAAAATTCACACACTAAAAACGATGGAAATAGGCGGGCATCTTTTTATGTACTGGCAATTTCCCCGACAGTGTGCAAATAGCCGAGGTTATTGTGATTTACAAAACCGGTGACAGGAACTGTCCATCTACTTACTGTCCCATCTCAGTGTTACCAGTCCTTTTCCAAGGGGTCTGAACTCGTAATTTATAAATGACTCGACgattattttaaaaaatgtgacctTCTCTCTGAAAAGCCGTTCTGTTTTTGACAACATAGATCAACTGAGCTTGCTCTCCTTGTACAAAAAATGGTCATTGTTAAAAACATTGAAAGTTGGCTGCTGACCTTGGACGTG carries:
- the LOC135375636 gene encoding zinc finger protein 883-like isoform X2; translation: MQLPPALSGQLVSVKSEPPDVACLPEESQMQQQHHDESPSAADACGVTARMCRIKEEPREESSNEQPIIEVKTEPYNVAVLKEEDQIGHNSDSTSEDASDSTDTLHIKDKPRRTCEQEYSGYPSSYAQFKISTTTVELQLDSTALVATNDRHAEQHRDQSKPCALASMSKASLECHRFADCHNESEKCSTTPPSDVQMGGMGSGCNTCPSTFLRSAGDENHMASEFSMSRNLQQHKRPYSCKKPYKCDVCPAEFTRNAHLEQHKRTHTGDKPYKCSVCPAEFSQRGNLQRHQCTHTGEKPYMCNVCHAEFILIGHLQQHKRRHTGEKPYECDVCPAVFSHSGSLQQHKRTHTGEKPYKCDVCHTKFSQSGSLQKHMRTHTGEKPYKCDVCHAEFSQSGNLQQHMLTHTGEKPYKCDVCHAEFSQSGNLQQHKRTHTGVKPYKCDICPAECSRGADLQKHMRTHTGEKPYKCVLCPAMFRQRSTLSRHKRTHTGEKPYKCDVCHAELSLRGTLQQHKRTHTGDKPYKCDVCHAELSLRGTLQQHKRTHTGDKPYKCDVCHAEFSLRGTLEQHKRTHTGDKPYKCDVCHGEFSLRGNLQEHMRTHTSEKPYKCDLCPAMYRQRGALSRHKRTHTGEEP
- the LOC135375636 gene encoding zinc finger protein 883-like isoform X1: MKGYTRTETRYARVFESSRTSPSDSQLQVMQLPPALSGQLVSVKSEPPDVACLPEESQMQQQHHDESPSAADACGVTARMCRIKEEPREESSNEQPIIEVKTEPYNVAVLKEEDQIGHNSDSTSEDASDSTDTLHIKDKPRRTCEQEYSGYPSSYAQFKISTTTVELQLDSTALVATNDRHAEQHRDQSKPCALASMSKASLECHRFADCHNESEKCSTTPPSDVQMGGMGSGCNTCPSTFLRSAGDENHMASEFSMSRNLQQHKRPYSCKKPYKCDVCPAEFTRNAHLEQHKRTHTGDKPYKCSVCPAEFSQRGNLQRHQCTHTGEKPYMCNVCHAEFILIGHLQQHKRRHTGEKPYECDVCPAVFSHSGSLQQHKRTHTGEKPYKCDVCHTKFSQSGSLQKHMRTHTGEKPYKCDVCHAEFSQSGNLQQHMLTHTGEKPYKCDVCHAEFSQSGNLQQHKRTHTGVKPYKCDICPAECSRGADLQKHMRTHTGEKPYKCVLCPAMFRQRSTLSRHKRTHTGEKPYKCDVCHAELSLRGTLQQHKRTHTGDKPYKCDVCHAELSLRGTLQQHKRTHTGDKPYKCDVCHAEFSLRGTLEQHKRTHTGDKPYKCDVCHGEFSLRGNLQEHMRTHTSEKPYKCDLCPAMYRQRGALSRHKRTHTGEEP